The Triticum aestivum cultivar Chinese Spring chromosome 7B, IWGSC CS RefSeq v2.1, whole genome shotgun sequence genome window below encodes:
- the LOC123159938 gene encoding DNA repair protein REV1, whose product MSTSSARRSSPPARPAASSSGQKRARGDDDPGTSLVSNADPASVPAPAQNPRRAFASSPFADFGSYMSAKNSKLSAQFDADASTSAAAAPGALFAGVSIFVDGFTVPSSQELKEIMLNNGGRFVNYFSRHTVTHIVCTHLPESKMRNMRAFSKGLPVVKPGWVVDSLAENRLLSWVPYQISQHNSSSRKQMKLSAFFSGKQNGIQYQSNQNDDNKDLEFQTSSAQEGSRDQTESCEQQGPLLNVEVSEDSLSSDEHRVPLMNVEVAEDSLSSDEHGVPLMNVEVAEDSLSSDEHGVSTFEERDGEDFAVDEDDNACKIAFSESMDNDMDPELHVAQSPDATSRFSDVCGTGSVGSHLSIGSLEKDTAKSSSRSHSTLTDPNFVENYFKHSRLHFIGTWRNRYRKRFSNLPGAKSSKGNNDHSGKKKTIIHIDMDCFFVSVVIRNRPELHDKPVAVCHSDNPKGTAEISSANYPARNYGIKAGMFVRDAKARCPHLTVVPYNFDAYGEVADQFYGILHKYCTKVQALSCDEAFLDMTECLHDNPEEVTERMRNEIFGTTKCTASAGIAENRLLARLATRSAKPNGQLFISSEKVDDYLSTLPIKALPGIGYTVSDKLKSNEVEHCGQLRNISKDALHKDFGKKISNMLWNYCRGIDHSVVEAVQETKSVGAEVNWGVRFNENKDADNFLVNLSKEVSLRLQGCGLQGRTITLKVKTRRKGAGEPLKFMGCGDCETMSRSTTMTGATDNLVTLQRIARQLFAALHVDVKEVRGVGLKMSKLEHADLGRGAQQGNMLKSWLGSSSEKLKKQCSERTCFLGNSDGAGATTSEVRNLGSSRSSLTGVASDLSKVKLTSGRSTRVHAAELPPLSELDLEVLKNLPPEIISEMNDMYKGELHGFLCTIKGDEGKESNSKSRVLPAVNQNSVPVCNARLHQYGERTDSIHLEKRNNIKGASDQEVQTAHASCSRANELIDTESVTRLDFMPNSLSQADFTVLQELPEDVKADLFNVLPLHRPIDPTCRTSNVTENKSLKNGGTDDPKNPVICVLPGSSQKWAEQLRVSSSLLLNAIAEQHANSISSQPLSSILEHVASLLPLCPTPGSEEWSDTLSRLSVLLTEYIHLKVDSDIEELYKCFLLLKRFSSASELFLELHNSILPLLQDSITQHYGGTLRL is encoded by the exons ATGAGCACCTCCTCCGCccgccgctcctcgccgccggcgaggccgGCGGCTTCCTCGTCCGGCCAGAAGCGTGCGAGGGGCGACGATGATCCCGGCACGTCGCTCGTTTCCAACGCCGACCCCGCCTCCGTCCCAGCCCCCGCCCAGAACCCTCGCCGCGCCTTCGCCTCCTCCCCGTTCGCCGACTTCGGGAGCTACATGTCCGCGAAGAACAGCAAGCTCTCCGCGCAGTTCGACGCCGacgcctccacctccgccgccgcggcgcccGGGGCCCTGTTCGCGGGCGTCTCCATCTTCGTCGACGGATTCACCGTCCCCTCTAGCCAG GAGCTGAAGGAGATTATGCTGAACAACGGTGGCCGGTTCGTCAACTACTTCTCCAGGCACACGGTGACGCACATCGTCTGCACACACCTCCCGGAGAGCAAAATGCGGAATATGAG AGCATTCAGCAAGGGTCTTCCTGTTGTCAAGCCGGGGTGGGTGGTGGATTCCCTTGCAGAGAACCGGCTCCTCAGCT GGGTTCCATACCAAATAAGTCAGCATAATTCTTCAAGCCGAAAGCAGATGAAGCTTTCTGCTTTCTTTTCTGGGAAACAAAATGGAATACAGTACCAGAGCAATCAAAATGATGATAACAAAGACCTTGAGTTCCAAACTTCTTCTGCTCAGGAGGGATCACGTGACCAAACCGAGTCTTGTGAACAGCAAGGGCCATTACTGAATGTGGAGGTATCAGAAGACTCACTATCCTCAGATGAACATAGAGTTCCATTAATGAATGTGGAAGTAGCAGAGGACTCACTATCCTCAGATGAACATGGAGTTCCATTGATGAATGTGGAGGTAGCAGAGGACTCACTATCCTCAGATGAACATGGAGTTTCAACATTTGAAGAACGAGATGGTGAAGATTTTGCAGTGGATGAGGATGATAATGCCTGTAAAATAGCATTTTCAGAAAGTATGGATAATGACATGGATCCTGAACTTCATGTGGCTCAGTCTCCTGATGCTACTTCAAGGTTTTCAGATGTATGCGGTACAGGCTCTGTGGGCAGCCATTTGTCAATTGGTTCATTGGAGAAAGATACAGCTAAATCTTCTAGCCGGTCACATTCAACCCTGACAGATCCTAATTTTGTAGAGAATTATTTCAAG CATTCTCGACTGCATTTCATTGGGACTTGGCGAAATCGCTACCGCAAGCGCTTCTCAAATTTACCTGGAGCTAAAAGCAGTAAGGGCAACAATGATCATTCAGGGAAGAAGAAAACAATCATTCATATTGATATG GACTGCTTTTTTGTATCTGTCGTCATCAGAAATAGGCCAGAGCTGCACGATAAGCCGGTAGCAGTTTGTCATTCCGACAATCCTAAAGGAACTGCAGAAATATCATCTGCAAACTACCCTGCACGAAACTATG GGATAAAGGCTGGCATGTTCGTTAGAGATGCCAAAGCTCGGTGCCCTCACCTAACGGTTGTTCCTTATAACTTCGATGCATACGGGGAG GTTGCGGATCAGTTCTATGGTATTTTGCATAAATATTGCACTAAGGTTCAG GCTTTGAGCTGTGATGAAGCTTTTTTGGACATGACGGAATGCTTACACGATAATCCAGAGGAAGTTACAGAAAGAATGAGAAATGAAATTTTTGGTACAACGAAGTGCACTGCCAGTGCAGGTATTGCTGAAAACAGGCTCCTAGCCCGATTAGCCACCAGATCTGCAAAGCCGAACGGACAGTTATTTATTTCATCTGAGAAG GTTGATGATTATTTGAGTACCCTCCCTATCAAAGCACTTCCAGGCATTGGTTATACTGTTTCCGATAAACTGAAAAGCAATGAAGTTGAACACTGTGGTCAGCTTCGCAACATTTCGAAG GATGCTCTCCATAAGGACTTCGGAAAAAAGATCAGTAATATGCTATGGAACTATTGCAGAGGAATTGATCATTCAGTTGTTGAAGCTGTTCAG GAAACAAAATCTGTGGGTGCCGAAGTCAATTGGGGAGTCAGATTTAATGAGAACAAAGAT GCTGATAATTTTCTAGTCAACCTCAGCAAGGAGGTTTCTTTACGCTTACAAGGATGTGGACTACAGGGCCGTACTATTACCCTTAAG GTGAAAACAAGAAGGAAAGGTGCTGGAGAGCCACTAAAATTTATGGGGTGTGGTGACTGCGAAACCATGAGTCGCTCTACCACG ATGACAGGTGCAACTGACAATTTAGTCACGCTTCAGAGAATTGCAAGACAATTGTTTGCAGCTTTGCATGTTG ATGTGAAGGAAGTGCGGGGAGTTGGACTAAAAATGTCAAAGCTTGAGCATGCAGATTTAGGTCGCGGAG CACAACAAGGGAATATGCTTAAATCATGGCTTGGTTCATCATCTGAGAAGCTCAAGAAACAATGCAGTGAGAGAACCTGCTTTCTTGGGAACAGTGATGGTGCAG GAGCCACTACCAGTGAGGTGCGAAATTTGGGAAGCTCCAGATCATCACTTACAGGTGTTGCATCCGACTTGTCAAAGGTGAAGCTTACAAGTGGTAGGTCTACCAGAGTTCATGCCGCTGAGTTGCCACCATTATCTGAACTTGATTTGGAGGTCCTCAAGAACCTTCCTCCAGAGATAATATCTGAAATGAATGACATGTATAAGGGAGAATTGCATGGTTTTCTGTGCACGATAAAGGGCGAtgaaggcaaggaaagcaattcaaaATCTCGTGTTTTACCCGCCGTTAACCAGAACTCTGTACCTGTTTGTAATGCAAGGTTGCACCAGTATGGAGAGCGCACTGACTCCATTCATTTGGAAAAACGGAATAATATTAAG GGGGCATCAGACCAGGAAGTTCAAACTGCCCATGCTTCGTGCTCAAGAGCCAATGAATTGATTGATACAGAGAGTGTCACGCGGCTTGATTTCATGCCTAATTCTCTAAGCCAGGCAGACTTCACAGTTTTGCAGGAATTACCCGAGGATGTCAAGGCTGATTTGTTCAATGTGCTTCCATTACATAGGCCAATAGATCCTACATGCCGCACTTCAAATGTTACTGAAAATAAATCTCTGAAGAATGGAGGAACTGATGATCCAAAAAATCCAGTGATTTGTGTTCTGCCAGGAAGTTCTCAGAAATGGGCGGAACAGTTAAGAGTTAGCAGTTCCCTACTATTGAATGCCATTGCAGAGCAACACGCAAATTCTATCTCAAGTCAACCTTTATCTTCAATTTTAGAGCATGTTGCTTCCCTCCTCCCTCTGTGTCCTACCCCAGGTAGCGAAGAATGGAGCGACACACTCTCCCGACTCTCTGTTCTTCTTACGGAGTATATACACCTGAAAGTTGATTCTGATATTGAAGAGCTGTACAAATGTTTCCTTCTTTTGAAAAG GTTCTCGTCAGCATCTGAGCTTTTTCTGGAATTGCACAACAGCATTCTTCCTTTACTACAG GATTCCATCACTCAGCATTATGGTGGGACACTGCGTCTCTAG